Proteins encoded together in one Miscanthus floridulus cultivar M001 chromosome 16, ASM1932011v1, whole genome shotgun sequence window:
- the LOC136509904 gene encoding sodium/hydrogen exchanger 1-like isoform X1: MGLGLGALLKSGGLSVSDYDAIVSINIFIALLCSCIVIGHLLEGNRWVNESITALVMGLITGGVILLVTNGTNSRILVFSEDLFFIYLLPPIIFNAGFQVKKKQFFRNFITIILFGAVGTLISFVIISLGAMGLFKKLDVGPLELGDYLAIGAIFSATDSVCTLQVLNQDETPQLYSLVFGEGVVNDATSVVLFNAIENLDIANFDAIVLLNFVGKFLYLFFTSTILGVATGLLSAYIIKKLYFARHSTDREVSIMILMAYLSYMLSMLLDLSGILTVFFCGIVMSHYTWHNVTESSRVTTKHTFATLSFIAEIFLFLYVGMDALDIEKWKLASSSPKKPIALSAIILGLVMVGRAAFVFPLSFLSNLSKKESRPKISFKQQVIIWWAGLMRGAVSIALAYNKFTSSGHTEVRVNAIMITSTVIVVLFSTMVFGLLTKPLLSLLIPPRTGLNTSSLLSSQSILDPLLTSMMGSDFDVGQINSPQYNLQFILTAPTRSVHRLWRKFDDRFMRPMFGGRGFVPFVPGSPVERSVPEPHLGTVTEAEHS, from the exons ATGGGGCTGGGTTTGGGAGCTCTTCTCAAATCCGGCGGGCTCTCGGTCTCGGACTACGACGCCATCGTCTCGATCAACATCTTCATCGCGCTGCTCTGCAGCTGCATTGTCATCGGCCACTTGCTGGAAGGGAACCGATGGGTCAACGAGTCCATCACCGCGCTTGTCATG GGCCTCATCACCGGAGGCGTGATCCTGCTGGTCACTAACGGGACAAACTCACGCATTCTTGTGTTCAGCGAGGACCTGTTTTTCATCTATTTGCTTCCGCCGATAATCTTCAATGCCGG GTTTCAAGTAAAGAAAAAGCAATTCTTCCGCAACTTTATAACAATTATTTTGTTTGGTGCTGTTGGAACTCTGATTTCCTTTGTAATAATCTCTCTTG GTGCTATGGGATTGTTCAAGAAACTTGACGTTGGTCCACTGGAGCTTGGGGACTATCTTG CAATTGGTGCTATTTTCTCTGCGACAGATTCTGTTTGCACCTTACAG GTGCTTAACCAGGATGAAACACCCCAACTCTATAGTCTAGTTTTTGGTGAAGGTGTTGTTAATGATGCCACATCTGTTGTGCTCTTCAATGCAATTGAAAACCTTGATATTGCTAATTTTGATGCTATTGTTCTGTTGAATTTCGTCGGAAAATTTCTCTACCTGTTCTTCACCAGCACCATACTTGGAGTAGCT ACTGGGTTGCTTAGTGCGTACATTATCAAGAAGCTCTATTTTGCTAG ACATTCAACTGATAGAGAAGTTTCTATCATGATACTCATGGCATACCTTTCGTACATGCTGTCAATG CTGTTGGACCTGAGTGGCATTCTTACTGTCTTCTTCTGTGGAATAGTAATGTCACATTACACTTGGCATAATGTGACAGAAAGTTCTAGGGTTACCactaa GCATACTTTTGCAACTTTATCATTCATTGCAGAAATTTTCCTCTTCCTCTATGTTGGGATGGATGCATTGGACATTGAGAAGTGGAAATTAGCTAGTAGCAG TCCTAAGAAACCAATTGCTTTAAGTGCAATTATATTGGGATTGGTTATGGTTGGAAGAGCAGCATTTGTATTCCCTTTGTCGTTCCTATCCAACCTAAGTAAAAAGGAGTCCCGTCCAAAGATCTCCTTCAAGCAACAA GTAATCATATGGTGGGCTGGTCTCATGAGAGGAGCCGTGTCAATTGCACTTGCCTATAACAAG TTTACATCATCTGGTCATACTGAAGTGCGAGTTAATGCTATCATGATCACCAGCACAGTTATTGTTGTTCTATTCAGCACAATG GTTTTCGGTCTGCTGACCAAGCCGCTGCTTAGTCTCCTCATCCCACCAAGGACTGGCCTGAACACGTCATCTCTGCTCTCAAGCCAGTCTATTCTGGACCCACTTCTTACTAGCATGATGGGGTCTGACTTTGATGTAGGACAGATCAACTCGCCTCAGTACAACCTCCAGTTTATTCTCACAGCGCCAACTCGCTCTGTCCATCGCCTTTGGCGCAAGTTTGACGATCGGTTCATGCGCCCGATGTTCGGGGGGCGAGGTTTTGTTCCCTTTGTGCCTGGTTCGCCGGTGGAGCGGAGCGTCCCTGAACCTCACCTGGGCACTGTGACGGAGGCTGAGCATAGTTGA
- the LOC136509904 gene encoding sodium/hydrogen exchanger 1-like isoform X2, which yields MPGAMGLFKKLDVGPLELGDYLAIGAIFSATDSVCTLQVLNQDETPQLYSLVFGEGVVNDATSVVLFNAIENLDIANFDAIVLLNFVGKFLYLFFTSTILGVATGLLSAYIIKKLYFARHSTDREVSIMILMAYLSYMLSMLLDLSGILTVFFCGIVMSHYTWHNVTESSRVTTKHTFATLSFIAEIFLFLYVGMDALDIEKWKLASSSPKKPIALSAIILGLVMVGRAAFVFPLSFLSNLSKKESRPKISFKQQVIIWWAGLMRGAVSIALAYNKFTSSGHTEVRVNAIMITSTVIVVLFSTMVFGLLTKPLLSLLIPPRTGLNTSSLLSSQSILDPLLTSMMGSDFDVGQINSPQYNLQFILTAPTRSVHRLWRKFDDRFMRPMFGGRGFVPFVPGSPVERSVPEPHLGTVTEAEHS from the exons ATGCCGG GTGCTATGGGATTGTTCAAGAAACTTGACGTTGGTCCACTGGAGCTTGGGGACTATCTTG CAATTGGTGCTATTTTCTCTGCGACAGATTCTGTTTGCACCTTACAG GTGCTTAACCAGGATGAAACACCCCAACTCTATAGTCTAGTTTTTGGTGAAGGTGTTGTTAATGATGCCACATCTGTTGTGCTCTTCAATGCAATTGAAAACCTTGATATTGCTAATTTTGATGCTATTGTTCTGTTGAATTTCGTCGGAAAATTTCTCTACCTGTTCTTCACCAGCACCATACTTGGAGTAGCT ACTGGGTTGCTTAGTGCGTACATTATCAAGAAGCTCTATTTTGCTAG ACATTCAACTGATAGAGAAGTTTCTATCATGATACTCATGGCATACCTTTCGTACATGCTGTCAATG CTGTTGGACCTGAGTGGCATTCTTACTGTCTTCTTCTGTGGAATAGTAATGTCACATTACACTTGGCATAATGTGACAGAAAGTTCTAGGGTTACCactaa GCATACTTTTGCAACTTTATCATTCATTGCAGAAATTTTCCTCTTCCTCTATGTTGGGATGGATGCATTGGACATTGAGAAGTGGAAATTAGCTAGTAGCAG TCCTAAGAAACCAATTGCTTTAAGTGCAATTATATTGGGATTGGTTATGGTTGGAAGAGCAGCATTTGTATTCCCTTTGTCGTTCCTATCCAACCTAAGTAAAAAGGAGTCCCGTCCAAAGATCTCCTTCAAGCAACAA GTAATCATATGGTGGGCTGGTCTCATGAGAGGAGCCGTGTCAATTGCACTTGCCTATAACAAG TTTACATCATCTGGTCATACTGAAGTGCGAGTTAATGCTATCATGATCACCAGCACAGTTATTGTTGTTCTATTCAGCACAATG GTTTTCGGTCTGCTGACCAAGCCGCTGCTTAGTCTCCTCATCCCACCAAGGACTGGCCTGAACACGTCATCTCTGCTCTCAAGCCAGTCTATTCTGGACCCACTTCTTACTAGCATGATGGGGTCTGACTTTGATGTAGGACAGATCAACTCGCCTCAGTACAACCTCCAGTTTATTCTCACAGCGCCAACTCGCTCTGTCCATCGCCTTTGGCGCAAGTTTGACGATCGGTTCATGCGCCCGATGTTCGGGGGGCGAGGTTTTGTTCCCTTTGTGCCTGGTTCGCCGGTGGAGCGGAGCGTCCCTGAACCTCACCTGGGCACTGTGACGGAGGCTGAGCATAGTTGA